One Thermoplasma volcanium GSS1 genomic window carries:
- a CDS encoding Zn-ribbon domain-containing OB-fold protein: protein MIKLPEYISKDEKSGYPILVDMRSLSIKYRIPVLKIKKFFDALDKGIIMATRCPVCGAKYFPPEAWCSACGYSGEMEFYPIETDGTLLTFTKIFAKPGSFSSFPDYTVGIARIDKEGFNVLAWLSDKIENPKVGMPVKLRVVKRAIDNALIYEISNRD from the coding sequence GTGATAAAATTGCCAGAATACATATCAAAGGATGAAAAGAGCGGCTATCCCATATTGGTGGACATGAGAAGCCTATCAATAAAGTACAGGATACCAGTACTTAAGATTAAAAAGTTCTTTGATGCTTTGGATAAGGGCATTATAATGGCAACACGCTGCCCTGTGTGCGGGGCCAAGTATTTCCCTCCGGAAGCTTGGTGTTCAGCCTGCGGATATAGCGGTGAAATGGAGTTCTATCCCATAGAAACTGATGGTACGCTCTTAACTTTCACAAAGATATTCGCAAAACCAGGTTCATTTTCTTCTTTCCCAGACTATACTGTAGGTATAGCCAGGATCGATAAAGAAGGATTCAACGTGCTCGCCTGGTTATCTGATAAAATAGAGAACCCAAAAGTAGGAATGCCAGTTAAGTTAAGAGTGGTGAAGAGGGCAATAGACAATGCCCTGATATATGAGATATCGAACAGAGATTAA
- a CDS encoding NAD-dependent epimerase/dehydratase family protein: MENKRILITGGAGFIGSNMVEHLLPKNEVTVIDNLSITDDRYIKKFYDNPNFKFIKKDILNGIDGYHYDIVVHLAADSDVRNGSSNPALDMKVNVEGTISVLEMMRKSDIKDILFASSSTVYGEAKVIPTPENYGPLLPISSYGASKLAAEAFISAYASYYGFNALLFRFANVVGKNSTHGVIFDFINKLKNNKKELEVLGDGTQAKSYIHVEDLIGSMIYVYEHVKGVEPFNLGNDDVTSVDKIAKFVLEAMGLKDTAIVHRGGYNGRGWPGDVKYAMMDIAKLKKTGWKNKYSSDEAVKKSINEVMNQIL, from the coding sequence ATGGAAAACAAAAGGATACTCATAACAGGGGGCGCCGGCTTCATAGGTTCGAATATGGTGGAGCATTTGCTGCCTAAAAATGAAGTGACTGTCATTGATAACCTGAGCATAACTGATGATAGGTACATAAAAAAATTCTATGATAATCCTAATTTTAAATTCATAAAGAAGGACATACTGAATGGAATAGATGGATATCACTATGACATTGTTGTGCACCTGGCAGCTGATTCTGATGTGAGGAATGGATCTTCAAATCCTGCGCTTGATATGAAGGTCAACGTTGAAGGCACAATCAGTGTGCTAGAAATGATGAGGAAGTCTGACATAAAAGACATATTATTTGCTTCCAGCTCAACGGTGTATGGAGAAGCAAAGGTTATACCTACACCTGAGAACTATGGACCACTTTTGCCCATATCTTCTTACGGAGCCTCTAAACTTGCAGCAGAGGCTTTTATATCAGCATACGCTAGCTACTACGGTTTTAACGCGCTTCTTTTCAGGTTTGCAAATGTTGTTGGAAAAAACTCAACGCATGGCGTAATATTTGATTTTATAAATAAACTTAAGAACAACAAGAAAGAACTAGAAGTTCTAGGAGACGGAACTCAAGCGAAGTCATACATACACGTTGAAGATCTCATCGGATCAATGATATACGTTTATGAACACGTAAAAGGCGTTGAACCATTCAACCTAGGCAATGACGATGTTACTAGTGTCGATAAGATTGCAAAATTTGTGCTGGAGGCTATGGGACTTAAAGATACGGCAATTGTACACCGCGGTGGATACAATGGAAGAGGGTGGCCTGGAGACGTAAAATATGCCATGATGGATATAGCTAAGCTTAAAAAAACAGGTTGGAAAAATAAGTATAGCAGCGATGAAGCTGTGAAGAAATCTATAAATGAAGTAATGAATCAGATACTGTAG
- a CDS encoding superoxide dismutase, with translation MAETWEIKEKLKPRGLEGISDVQIDNHFDVHYKGYVNKLNEIWSRLPDVDRSKANQNYSEFRALKLEETFNYGGSFLHELYFEGLTPSHSEVPDEFKDAVAKDFGSYEKWLEDFKATGTAFRGWAILVFDLNYGKLRNIGSDAHNVGLIWNSIAILTMDVYEHAYYVDYGAKRAPYLDAFMKNVNWPVVLKRLEKAKKAYEAFKS, from the coding sequence ATGGCAGAAACCTGGGAGATAAAGGAAAAATTAAAACCGAGAGGACTAGAAGGAATATCAGATGTACAGATAGACAACCACTTCGATGTGCATTATAAGGGATATGTAAACAAGCTAAACGAGATATGGTCAAGGCTCCCTGACGTTGACAGGAGCAAGGCTAACCAGAATTATAGTGAGTTCAGGGCTCTTAAGCTAGAGGAGACTTTTAACTACGGAGGCTCTTTCCTGCACGAACTCTACTTTGAGGGCCTTACCCCGAGTCACAGCGAAGTCCCTGACGAGTTCAAAGATGCAGTAGCTAAGGACTTCGGATCATACGAAAAGTGGCTGGAAGATTTCAAAGCTACTGGTACAGCCTTTAGAGGATGGGCCATACTTGTATTCGATCTCAACTATGGAAAGCTTAGGAACATAGGCTCAGATGCGCATAACGTAGGCTTGATATGGAACTCAATCGCAATACTAACCATGGATGTTTACGAACATGCTTACTACGTTGATTACGGCGCTAAGAGAGCACCGTACCTTGACGCCTTCATGAAGAACGTCAACTGGCCTGTTGTGCTTAAGAGGCTAGAGAAGGCTAAGAAGGCTTACGAAGCTTTCAAATCCTGA
- a CDS encoding nucleotide-binding protein: MQQKLHCLICGTPIYSGLYCSDCESEMERSRTSDEESFDEWISKTREKNRISSPPEDTIPLDQFNEY, translated from the coding sequence ATGCAGCAAAAACTTCATTGCCTCATCTGTGGAACACCAATATACTCTGGTTTATATTGTTCTGATTGCGAATCAGAGATGGAGAGGTCTAGGACAAGCGACGAGGAGAGCTTTGACGAATGGATTTCAAAAACAAGGGAAAAAAACAGAATTTCATCGCCTCCAGAGGATACGATCCCGCTAGATCAATTTAACGAGTATTAA
- the thpR gene encoding RNA 2',3'-cyclic phosphodiesterase encodes MRAFIAIPIDPSSYMKNILSTFRQSRNIKVVEDTNVHITLKFLGDIDDDFAKKICSGLSGLKVHKFTIKTLGIGAFPNMRSPRVIFLDLQSNDIEKLYIEIGRIVGIDKDFVPHITIGRIKAKVRIPPLEFTQEEYEAKEVCLFSSRLTPSGPIYSRVCCKALE; translated from the coding sequence ATGAGGGCTTTCATAGCAATTCCAATAGACCCTTCGTCTTATATGAAAAATATCCTTTCCACATTTAGGCAATCTCGCAACATAAAAGTTGTTGAGGACACAAATGTACACATAACCCTAAAGTTCCTTGGAGATATAGATGATGATTTTGCAAAGAAAATATGCTCGGGCCTATCTGGCCTTAAGGTACATAAGTTCACTATAAAGACCTTAGGTATAGGAGCATTCCCAAACATGCGAAGCCCTAGGGTAATATTTTTAGATCTACAGTCGAATGATATAGAAAAATTATATATAGAAATAGGACGGATAGTAGGCATTGATAAGGACTTTGTGCCCCACATAACAATTGGTAGAATCAAGGCTAAGGTTAGGATCCCGCCATTAGAATTTACGCAGGAAGAGTATGAGGCCAAAGAAGTATGCCTATTCAGCAGCAGGCTTACACCATCCGGGCCAATTTATAGCAGGGTCTGCTGCAAAGCATTAGAGTAA
- a CDS encoding thiolase domain-containing protein — translation MVRVGIIGYGISKFGKRNDASMYDLIWEAGSEALKTSGVDKKDVEYLVVSNMGMWSSEELPAVVAGEVLGTERAGTNRVEAACASGSSAISSAYDAIASGHVRMAMALGVEKMSEVDTGTAIELIGRAGNFLWEYEFFGLTFPGYYALHATAYLDKYGGKEEDLALVSVKNHHYAHFNPKAQFTNDISVEDVMSSRYIASPLKLYDSSPITDGAAAVVLASEDVAKQYTDTPVWIDAIGSNLGTSNLSKRPDFTGIEAAREAARKAYKVAGIDSEKPYNFIDGADVHDCFSIAELMAYEDLGFAGKGEALELIREGQTYIGGRIPVNVDGGLISKGHPIGATGVAMAVEATKQLLRKAENGRQIDVNKGRFLTHNVGGTGHYAFVTVYSI, via the coding sequence ATGGTAAGAGTAGGGATAATAGGCTATGGCATTTCAAAGTTTGGCAAGAGGAACGACGCGTCAATGTATGACCTCATATGGGAAGCTGGTTCTGAAGCCCTGAAAACAAGCGGAGTAGACAAAAAGGATGTTGAATATTTAGTGGTTTCAAATATGGGCATGTGGAGCTCAGAAGAACTTCCTGCTGTGGTTGCAGGTGAAGTACTGGGCACTGAAAGGGCGGGTACTAACAGGGTAGAAGCTGCCTGTGCGAGCGGCAGTTCAGCCATATCATCCGCCTACGACGCTATCGCCTCAGGGCATGTAAGGATGGCTATGGCCCTGGGAGTTGAGAAGATGAGCGAGGTTGATACAGGTACTGCCATAGAGCTCATAGGTCGGGCAGGAAACTTCCTCTGGGAGTATGAGTTCTTCGGTCTGACTTTTCCTGGGTACTATGCTCTGCACGCTACCGCATACTTAGATAAGTACGGTGGCAAAGAAGAGGATCTTGCGCTGGTTTCCGTCAAGAATCATCACTACGCACATTTTAACCCAAAAGCCCAGTTTACAAATGATATAAGTGTCGAGGACGTAATGTCGAGCAGGTACATAGCTTCCCCGCTCAAGCTGTACGATTCTTCACCTATAACTGATGGTGCAGCAGCCGTTGTCCTTGCTTCTGAAGACGTTGCAAAGCAGTATACCGATACTCCGGTCTGGATAGATGCTATAGGATCTAACCTCGGAACTTCAAACTTAAGCAAGCGGCCCGACTTCACGGGCATAGAAGCCGCAAGAGAGGCTGCAAGGAAAGCCTATAAAGTGGCTGGTATTGACAGCGAGAAACCATATAATTTCATAGACGGTGCTGATGTGCACGACTGCTTTTCTATAGCAGAGCTAATGGCCTATGAAGACCTTGGCTTTGCTGGCAAAGGCGAGGCGCTTGAACTGATAAGAGAAGGGCAGACATACATAGGCGGTAGGATACCTGTGAATGTAGACGGTGGCTTGATATCCAAAGGACACCCTATTGGGGCCACTGGCGTTGCCATGGCAGTCGAAGCAACAAAACAGTTACTCAGAAAGGCAGAGAATGGCAGGCAGATAGATGTGAATAAAGGAAGATTCCTTACACACAATGTTGGCGGTACCGGCCACTATGCTTTCGTTACGGTTTATTCTATATGA
- a CDS encoding MFS transporter — translation MQTSTYSKVRVNPWSVYPGAIAGWVMDAFNLSMMFLLVPVIADLFFPAHYGLAIIGTWSIYTTTFIFRPVGGLIFGRLGDRIGRKNTMTITLLGLGLITFATGFLPVYSVIGIAAPLLLFLFRIITGIFAGGEYGNGSSILMETVGAPKRGIWGAAIQSGYPLGYTLAAVIFLYLHYVFPGTEFAITGWRWMFWIGIIPAIIGLVIRLKMPESAMWIETKDRAKKLTLSDVFKNRRLTYEIITSVLAMTGIAWVYGLTLGFFPTVLSFDGFLKFPYFLYVVITAILVSLLGYLSSGYLSDHIGRRTVMVIYSILAIIFSIPLTFLIIKHYLGFSGSLIFASIIAFLTTGIYGVIPSFLSEKYPTEVRSTGTGIGFNGGFILGNWSTVFLLLIVSFTSPFFFGWWGIFVIIGELFIFSSALLSKETRGLDLSDVKL, via the coding sequence GTGCAAACGTCAACATATTCAAAAGTTAGGGTTAATCCTTGGTCAGTGTATCCTGGGGCGATAGCAGGATGGGTAATGGATGCGTTTAATCTGAGCATGATGTTCTTATTGGTGCCTGTAATTGCTGATCTATTCTTCCCAGCACACTACGGACTTGCAATAATAGGTACATGGAGCATATATACAACTACATTTATCTTTAGGCCAGTTGGCGGTCTTATTTTCGGAAGACTAGGAGACCGCATAGGCCGAAAGAATACTATGACAATTACTCTCCTGGGGCTTGGACTAATAACATTTGCGACTGGCTTCCTTCCTGTGTACTCAGTTATCGGCATAGCTGCTCCTCTTTTGCTTTTCTTATTCAGGATAATTACAGGAATATTTGCTGGTGGAGAATACGGTAATGGATCATCTATACTAATGGAAACAGTGGGTGCACCAAAGCGTGGAATATGGGGAGCAGCCATCCAGAGCGGGTACCCGCTTGGATATACGCTTGCTGCAGTAATTTTCCTGTACCTGCACTATGTATTCCCTGGAACAGAGTTTGCAATTACTGGATGGCGTTGGATGTTCTGGATAGGAATAATTCCTGCGATAATAGGGCTCGTAATACGTTTAAAGATGCCTGAATCGGCTATGTGGATCGAAACTAAAGATAGAGCAAAGAAGCTTACATTGAGCGATGTTTTCAAAAACAGGAGGCTCACTTACGAAATAATCACAAGCGTGCTTGCTATGACAGGGATTGCCTGGGTCTATGGGCTCACGCTGGGTTTCTTCCCTACGGTATTATCGTTTGATGGCTTCCTCAAGTTCCCCTATTTCCTATATGTAGTCATAACGGCTATACTAGTTTCCCTACTTGGTTACCTGTCCTCTGGATACCTTAGCGATCATATTGGTCGAAGAACAGTTATGGTTATATATTCAATACTAGCGATAATTTTCTCCATACCATTGACTTTCTTGATTATAAAGCATTATCTTGGATTCTCAGGGTCTCTGATATTTGCCAGCATTATAGCATTCTTGACTACTGGAATATACGGTGTAATCCCATCTTTTCTCAGTGAAAAATATCCAACAGAGGTCAGGAGTACTGGTACAGGGATTGGATTTAACGGAGGCTTTATCCTTGGAAACTGGAGCACTGTTTTTCTGCTGCTCATAGTCAGTTTTACTTCGCCTTTCTTCTTTGGATGGTGGGGTATATTTGTGATTATAGGAGAACTGTTTATATTTTCTTCAGCTTTGCTATCAAAGGAGACGAGAGGATTAGATCTTTCTGATGTAAAACTTTAG
- a CDS encoding DUF47 domain-containing protein, with protein MDNLIQLVEKSDDILDTSYFISREIKRMFLDYGRGMDRCSSIIQKCYSTFISMLEYNKGALKHLNAMLTAENDDKIREERIAIEKLEEKVDELKDDTFDYIYRNADDIPYLVFSHLVDLTHKVDDMLDDCEDAADLIITITRSITS; from the coding sequence ATGGACAACTTGATACAATTGGTTGAGAAGAGCGATGACATTCTTGACACATCCTACTTCATAAGCAGAGAGATAAAGCGAATGTTTCTAGACTATGGGCGCGGCATGGATCGGTGCTCCTCCATAATACAAAAGTGTTACAGTACGTTCATTTCCATGCTTGAATACAATAAAGGGGCACTGAAGCACCTTAATGCCATGCTCACCGCAGAAAATGATGACAAGATAAGGGAAGAACGTATAGCTATAGAGAAGCTTGAGGAAAAGGTCGATGAACTTAAGGATGATACTTTCGACTATATATACAGGAACGCTGATGATATACCGTACCTTGTATTTTCACACCTTGTAGACCTGACCCACAAGGTAGACGATATGCTTGACGACTGTGAAGACGCAGCTGATCTCATAATAACAATAACGAGATCGATCACGAGTTGA
- a CDS encoding inorganic phosphate transporter codes for MQYLLLLSFLLVILVAGNNTSAVSGTLIGSRMVGRYYGLLMTAVGYVAGYLIEGQFLKKAVSVLLPFPPEVVIYAILASFIIFVVAFFVKVPLSLTMALVGSSIGLSLKYGVNLPKSFLLSIFVAWILAPIISVVLSYYLNVVMSGKNYGNIWKYASAVKLLLIFTALFTAFTLGANTIGFIGNVIGFNTENNIVIVAAVFLGTFMFSSGVMKSVSQNMYMLKYTNAFTSQIVSALAVEVSTLFSIPMSNTQTLTSSVLGAGLSYKAKAIYLRPFLYIVVMWIISPILGLVLTYVL; via the coding sequence ATGCAGTACCTATTGCTTCTATCTTTCCTGTTAGTCATCTTGGTTGCAGGAAACAATACATCTGCTGTTTCTGGTACGCTTATAGGTTCTAGGATGGTCGGAAGGTACTACGGCCTTTTAATGACAGCTGTAGGATACGTTGCTGGCTACCTGATCGAAGGGCAGTTTCTTAAGAAAGCTGTATCAGTGCTCCTCCCATTTCCTCCCGAAGTCGTAATTTATGCTATTCTTGCGTCATTTATAATATTTGTAGTGGCATTCTTTGTAAAGGTTCCGCTCTCTCTCACCATGGCCCTAGTAGGTTCGTCAATAGGGTTATCATTGAAGTATGGGGTCAATTTACCTAAGAGCTTTCTGCTTAGCATATTTGTCGCATGGATACTTGCACCAATAATTTCCGTAGTGCTGTCTTACTACCTTAACGTGGTAATGTCTGGAAAGAACTACGGAAATATATGGAAGTACGCTTCTGCTGTTAAATTGCTACTTATCTTCACTGCGCTTTTCACCGCATTTACGCTCGGGGCCAACACAATAGGCTTTATAGGCAACGTAATTGGCTTCAATACGGAGAACAACATAGTGATTGTTGCTGCAGTATTTTTGGGAACTTTCATGTTCAGCAGCGGCGTTATGAAAAGCGTTTCCCAGAATATGTACATGTTGAAATACACCAATGCCTTCACGTCTCAGATCGTGTCTGCACTCGCTGTTGAGGTTTCAACCTTATTTTCCATACCAATGTCGAACACTCAGACGCTCACGTCCAGCGTATTAGGGGCAGGCCTATCGTACAAAGCGAAAGCGATATATCTAAGACCATTTCTCTACATAGTTGTAATGTGGATTATATCACCGATACTTGGATTGGTTTTAACCTACGTCCTATAA
- the gcvT gene encoding glycine cleavage system aminomethyltransferase GcvT, translating into MKTVLYDEHVKLNAHFTDFNGWDMPLYYKSIIEEHMSVRKHAGIFDVSHMGDITVRGREAGKFLDHMFPTKVSSLNDGECIYTAFLNEKGQMIDDTIVYRMSSDSYFFVPNAGTTDKIYEWVTKNSKGFDVKIENVSSKISSIALQGPESESVISELGFSYPGYFKFTYVNGKYKNAITGKNDIIISGTGYTGEKGVEFIIPNEYAVELWRKLLSLVEKRSGLPCGLGSRDTLRMEKGMLLSGHDFNENRDPYEASISFIVNNDGDFIGKKSLEDRRKEDKQIFRGFILSDGIPRSGNSVKVNGKVVGTLTSGSISPVLNKGIALGYIDKEYSKEGTKVFVEIRGKDHEATVSRPKIVK; encoded by the coding sequence ATGAAGACTGTCCTTTATGATGAACATGTAAAATTAAACGCACACTTTACCGATTTCAATGGTTGGGATATGCCTCTTTACTACAAGAGCATAATCGAAGAACACATGTCTGTACGTAAGCACGCAGGAATATTCGATGTATCTCACATGGGAGATATAACAGTCAGAGGTAGAGAAGCTGGAAAGTTCCTCGACCATATGTTTCCCACAAAAGTATCGAGTCTCAATGATGGTGAATGTATATATACTGCCTTCTTAAATGAAAAAGGTCAGATGATAGATGATACAATCGTATACAGAATGAGCAGCGATTCATACTTTTTTGTGCCGAACGCTGGTACCACAGATAAAATATATGAATGGGTTACAAAAAATTCTAAAGGTTTTGATGTAAAAATAGAAAACGTTTCGAGCAAAATATCGAGCATTGCATTGCAGGGCCCAGAATCTGAATCTGTAATATCCGAACTTGGATTTTCATATCCAGGTTACTTTAAATTCACATACGTAAACGGGAAGTATAAGAACGCAATAACTGGAAAAAACGATATAATAATATCCGGTACTGGATATACAGGAGAGAAAGGAGTTGAGTTTATAATTCCGAACGAGTATGCCGTTGAACTTTGGAGAAAACTCCTCTCATTAGTAGAGAAGAGATCTGGGTTGCCATGTGGACTTGGCTCAAGGGATACTCTTCGAATGGAGAAGGGAATGCTTCTGTCTGGACACGATTTCAACGAAAACAGAGATCCATATGAAGCTTCTATATCTTTTATAGTTAACAACGATGGTGATTTTATTGGCAAGAAAAGCTTAGAAGATAGAAGAAAGGAAGATAAACAGATATTCAGAGGTTTTATATTATCGGATGGAATACCAAGATCAGGAAATTCAGTAAAGGTAAATGGCAAAGTTGTAGGAACACTGACGAGCGGTTCTATTTCACCGGTATTAAATAAAGGTATAGCTTTAGGTTATATAGATAAAGAATATTCTAAAGAAGGGACAAAGGTTTTCGTTGAGATAAGGGGAAAGGATCACGAGGCTACGGTTTCAAGGCCAAAGATAGTAAAGTAG
- a CDS encoding pyridoxal-phosphate dependent enzyme, with product MEELLNSETKPPGRTPTIKAYALGKELRLNNLFLKFEGANATGTQKDRISEAHVLNAIRDGYNGIAVGTCGNYGASIAYYANLYGIKSYIGMPSAYTHDREDFMLSSNAEILYYNGKYEETVSFIHDYATDNSLYDASPGSDHSYIDTKMYAGIAFEIYEAILKVPDYVIVPVGNGTTLSGIYEGFHLMYLNGTIDRMPRMVGVSTRGGNPIVSSWKRGYKKVVDLDPARIRETAVNEPLVSYRSFDGDKALAAIRETHGKALYVSDDEMVRFSELMYREEGLNPLPASASAVAALVHLHLNPDDYVVSVITGRRM from the coding sequence ATGGAAGAGCTACTTAATTCCGAAACAAAGCCCCCGGGGCGTACGCCCACAATAAAAGCGTATGCACTTGGGAAGGAGCTCCGTTTAAACAATCTTTTTTTGAAGTTTGAAGGAGCTAATGCAACTGGAACGCAGAAGGATCGCATATCTGAAGCCCACGTTCTCAATGCAATAAGGGACGGCTATAATGGCATTGCTGTTGGCACATGTGGAAACTACGGGGCCTCAATAGCTTACTATGCAAACCTTTACGGCATTAAGTCCTACATAGGTATGCCATCTGCATATACGCACGACCGCGAGGACTTCATGCTTTCTTCGAACGCTGAGATACTATATTACAACGGGAAGTACGAGGAAACGGTATCCTTTATACATGATTATGCTACAGACAATAGCCTGTACGATGCCAGCCCTGGTTCGGATCACTCATACATCGATACAAAGATGTATGCAGGTATAGCATTTGAGATATACGAGGCGATATTAAAGGTACCTGACTATGTTATCGTTCCAGTGGGAAACGGCACTACTCTCTCTGGCATATACGAGGGATTTCATCTTATGTACTTGAACGGCACAATCGACAGGATGCCGAGGATGGTAGGCGTCAGTACGCGTGGCGGCAACCCGATAGTGTCCTCATGGAAGAGGGGCTATAAGAAGGTAGTCGATTTGGATCCAGCACGCATTAGGGAGACCGCTGTGAACGAACCTCTGGTATCTTACAGATCCTTTGATGGCGATAAGGCCCTAGCGGCAATAAGAGAAACGCATGGTAAGGCTCTTTATGTATCTGACGATGAAATGGTAAGGTTCTCAGAGCTTATGTACAGGGAAGAGGGCCTTAACCCGCTTCCTGCTTCCGCTTCAGCTGTGGCCGCTCTGGTACACCTGCACTTAAATCCTGACGATTATGTTGTTTCTGTAATAACGGGGAGGAGGATGTAA
- the pdxT gene encoding pyridoxal 5'-phosphate synthase glutaminase subunit PdxT yields the protein MNVGIIGFQGDVEEHIAIVKKISRRRKGINVLRIRRKEDLDRSDSLIIPGGESTTIYKLISEYGIYDEIIRRAKEGMPVMATCAGLILISKDTNDDRVPGMNLLDVTIMRNAYGRQVNSFETDIDIKGIGTFHAVFIRAPRIKEYGNVDVMASLDGYPVMVRSGNILGMTFHPELTGDVSIHEYFLSMGGGGYISTATG from the coding sequence TTGAATGTAGGCATCATAGGTTTTCAAGGAGACGTGGAAGAACATATTGCAATAGTAAAGAAGATTTCCCGCAGAAGAAAAGGAATAAACGTTTTACGCATTAGAAGAAAGGAAGATCTCGATAGGTCAGATTCGCTAATAATTCCTGGCGGCGAAAGCACAACTATATACAAACTAATCTCAGAATACGGAATATACGATGAAATAATTAGACGTGCAAAGGAAGGTATGCCTGTCATGGCAACTTGCGCCGGCCTAATACTTATTTCCAAAGACACCAATGACGATAGGGTTCCAGGAATGAACCTTCTCGACGTAACAATAATGAGGAACGCTTACGGGAGGCAAGTCAACTCATTCGAAACAGATATAGATATAAAGGGCATAGGTACTTTTCATGCAGTATTCATTAGAGCTCCTAGGATAAAAGAATATGGTAACGTAGATGTTATGGCTAGCCTTGATGGATATCCTGTCATGGTAAGATCAGGAAATATATTAGGTATGACATTTCATCCAGAACTCACAGGAGATGTAAGTATACATGAATATTTTCTTAGCATGGGGGGAGGGGGGTACATTTCCACTGCAACAGGTTAG
- a CDS encoding N-glycosylase/DNA lyase, with protein MDFNQYFLPLFQGEASLIINKKVEEFKLFDRKNKDALFEELCFCILAANTSARMALDMQNRIGKGFLYLSENELREKLKAFKYRFYNVRPRYIVESRDIVDELPYIVSMDNKEEARDLLVENVYGFGYKEASHFLRNVGVFDFAILDKHILEWLSRYFQVKKNTSRKNYLYNESIFREIAKSVGMEPGVLDLYIWYMETGTVIK; from the coding sequence ATGGATTTTAACCAGTATTTTTTACCACTTTTTCAAGGAGAAGCCTCATTAATTATAAACAAAAAAGTTGAAGAATTCAAATTATTTGATAGGAAAAACAAGGACGCGCTCTTCGAAGAACTATGTTTTTGCATTCTGGCCGCAAATACATCTGCCAGAATGGCGCTAGATATGCAGAATCGTATAGGAAAAGGCTTTTTATATCTATCAGAGAACGAATTAAGAGAGAAGCTGAAGGCATTTAAATACAGATTCTACAATGTCAGGCCTAGGTATATAGTGGAGTCGAGGGATATCGTTGATGAACTACCTTACATAGTGTCAATGGACAACAAGGAAGAAGCAAGGGATCTACTTGTGGAGAACGTATACGGTTTTGGATATAAGGAAGCTTCGCATTTCCTCAGAAACGTAGGCGTATTTGATTTTGCTATACTTGATAAACACATACTTGAATGGCTCTCACGTTACTTTCAAGTAAAGAAAAATACAAGTAGGAAAAACTACCTATACAATGAATCTATATTTAGGGAAATAGCAAAATCCGTTGGCATGGAACCTGGCGTTCTGGATCTCTATATATGGTATATGGAGACAGGGACAGTTATAAAGTAA
- a CDS encoding MarC family protein: METLLFLVTVFIALFALVNPIGALPVLIAVTEGYSSEDFDRVVKNATVTEALMLFGFMFIGIYIFQVLGINIDDFKVAGGVLLFKVAFDMLQGRTSTTKLTPVEKEETAERSSIGIAPIGTPLLAGPGSITTAIIYFNSYSTNLTDKVLVIVAVFLVIVVSYLMLHYSSILFKFLGNTGSLLISRIMGLLLAAIAVDFMVTGLAYVVARILG; the protein is encoded by the coding sequence ATGGAGACGCTCCTATTCCTCGTCACAGTTTTCATAGCATTATTCGCGCTAGTGAATCCAATAGGAGCTCTGCCTGTTTTGATAGCTGTAACCGAAGGCTACTCATCTGAAGACTTTGACAGGGTTGTAAAGAACGCTACAGTTACTGAGGCGTTGATGCTTTTTGGTTTCATGTTTATAGGTATCTACATCTTCCAGGTACTCGGTATAAACATAGACGATTTTAAAGTTGCAGGTGGCGTCCTGCTGTTCAAAGTAGCTTTTGATATGCTACAGGGTAGGACCTCTACGACAAAGCTAACTCCCGTGGAGAAAGAGGAGACAGCTGAAAGAAGCTCTATAGGGATAGCGCCGATAGGAACTCCTCTCCTTGCGGGTCCGGGTTCTATAACTACTGCGATTATATACTTTAACTCTTACAGTACCAATCTCACCGACAAAGTGTTAGTTATTGTTGCTGTTTTCCTTGTAATTGTTGTATCGTATCTTATGCTCCACTACTCATCCATACTCTTTAAGTTTTTGGGAAACACAGGTTCCCTCTTGATATCCAGGATAATGGGGCTGCTCCTCGCGGCCATAGCTGTGGACTTTATGGTTACTGGTCTCGCTTACGTTGTTGCGAGAATATTAGGGTGA